GCATCGCCGCGTCCAGTTGCTCGGTATCGTTTTTGTACTGACGAGATAGCCCGACCGACAGCGCCAGCAGCCCTGCGGCTTCGGGTACGTCGGCCAACGTGTTGGTATCCGCCGCACGCACGACATTTGCCAGACGAGACAAGGCCGGGGTGGCCAGCGCGAATTCTTCGACCATCGTGTCAAAGCTGCACTTTACGCCGCGATGGGACCAAAACGTGTCCTCGATATCGAATGGGGTTGCGTCATAACGTGCAGCCACATCAAGCACTTGCGCAGGCGGCACAAACAGGAACCGCGCGGACGGGTCGACAAACCGGCGGATCAGCCACGGGCAGGCGATCCGGTCGATCTTGGGGCGATGACGGGTGACCCAAAGCGTTGCCCCGTTCTGTTTAGGCGGGATCGAGGCGGCAGGTACACGTGGCAGTTTGGCATCTCGCCAAGAGTAATTGCCTCCCGCCAGAACCTCGGCGTTCAGCCCTGCGTCACGCAGCATTGCCGCAGCACCATGGCTAAGCTTGCCACCTTTCTGGCAGATCGTGACGACCGTGCGCCCAGTCAGGCCGGGCAGAAGGGCTATTATGTCGGTATGCTTGTGGCGGACAGCGCCGGGCACCAGAAACGGGTCGGCGTCAAAGTCTTCGTCAACCGAGACATCGATCAGAACCGGCGCGTCAGGTGTGCCGATCAGGCGCATCAGCTGGTTGGCTGAAATTTCGGAAAATGCAGGCATGGCTTGGCATCCTTCAAACAAGTTTGGTGATGGATGCGAACCTTGAGCCTTGGCCTCACGGGGTGGTCACGCGAACCCCATAGACAGTTTGTGCCAGACCCAAGGGGCAGGGGTCAAGGTCTTGAAGCGCCGAAGAAATGGAAGTGCAGGCTTCTGTTGCCAGGTGCCTGCGAACCCCGCCAAACGCTGCTAAGCGTAAGGACTTAGTTTCGGCGACCCGAACTGCTTACGCAGCCAGAGCCATTGCCGGAGCTTTGTTGTCATTTGCAACTAGCTTAAATGAACCGATAACGGTGGTATCTCACCGAAACAAAGCTAACCCCTTTAGACGTCCGTCGATCCTATTTCGCCCCCAAGGTCCCCAAATGAAGGATGTTGGTGGAGGCGCCGGGTACCGCCCCCGGGTCCGATCCGCTTATTACGAGCGCGTTTATGTTCATAGTCCCCGAGGGGACATTGGTTATATAGGTTGCGGTATCCGCAGTTGCAAATGGTTGCTGACGAATTTCTGGTGCGAAGTTTGATAGTTGGCTCAGGAAGATCGCTGTGCTTCAACGCGGTCCTGGAAAGATTTCTTCGCGTTGCGATTTGGGTAGTCCTGCTGCGGGATCTCGACCTCGAGGTGCCGGCAAAGTGGTGCCCAGCCGTCGCCGAGACCGTGAACCAACAGCCGATGTTCCGGCACTGTATCTTTCACGTCCTGGATGTGGGCTTCGTAGATTGAGATCGCATGGTCCCGCGTCACTGGTCGCCCACCAAATACTGTATCGCCCACAAGTTTTTGCGAGAAAAACTTGTCTGGATCATCTGGGGAATTGGTAAACGAGAGTATGGTCTTTTCAAAGCTGCGCCACCATGCGTCTGAGGGGCGCTGTGTCAGGATCACTTTGGCATCTGGATAGTGATCAATCAGGTCACGCCAGTAATGTGCCGAGGGCCAGTCGACGCAGGCATGATACCCCTCGAATAGTTGGTCCCAATCTGGCAAGCCGCCTTCCACCAGGGTGCGCCAAATCTCTGTCTGATGAGGGTTGTCATTCAGCTCGAACATGTGATGCGTTGGGCCGAAACCCAGAATGTTCAGGGCTTCGCGCATGGAATCTGTACCTGTACGGCCAAAGCCTGTTCCGATGACTTTTAAAGACATGGTCCCTCGCAATGCGCATTGTGTAATGCCTTAAGCATAGCACAATTATGCCCTTTGCGCAGACGGTGTGGTCAGCGGTGGGCGGCGAAGGCGCTTTTAGCGAGCTTTAGGGTCTCTGTTTCAAGGTCGATCAGGCGCGCATTGGTAACATCAGCGTCCTGCGCTTCAAGCGCATCGGCAATTTGACTGTGCAGTGCGATGATCCGGTCCCGATCTCTCTGTGAGTAGGTGATCATGTTCATCAGGGGCTGCATCGCTTCGACGGCCCCTGCCAGTTGATAGGACAGCACGGGGTTGCCCGCGCCATCCACAAGCGCCCGGTGAAAGGCCACGTCTGAGGCGCAGAAGGCCTCGTCCGTCAGGCCGGGCTGCGACTGGCGGTGGATTTCGGCACGCATGGTCGCCAATTGGTCGGGCGTACGGCGCTGGGCAGACAGAGGCGCACAAGAGCGTTCCAGCACATATCGCGCCTCGCACGCGGTCTCAAAGTCCACCCGGTTCATGGACAGAAGCAGGGTCGAGGTCGTGATCTGCTGATCATAAGCCTCTTCAAAAGACATGCGATTGACGAAGGCCCCGCCTGACGCCCCGCGCTGTGTGCGGATCAGGTTTTGGGCGGCCAGACGTTTCAGCGCTTCACGAACGGTGGATCGACCCACATCGAACTTTTCGCACAGTTCCGCCTCGGAAGGCAGGCGTTGATCAACGATCAGGCTGCCCCCAATGATGGCGTCGCGAATAGCCTCGGCGATCTGCGCTGACAGGTCTCTGTTCTCGTCCAAATCCGTTTTCACGCCGCGTTACTTCCTCTATTTGTCGCAATTGTCTGACAATTCAATTGCTCCATCGGCAATTGTCAGACATTATCATTCCGACTCGCAAGATGGGGGAAGCATGTCCGTTTCGTCAAGGATAAGAACCATGGGCGCGCCGCATTGGCTGGCGCTGTTTGGGCTGATCCTTGTGGGTTGGGTGCTTCTCTACGCCATGGCGCTGCCGCCGGAGGCGTTGGAACTGTCGCGCATCTATGGCGCTGACTTCTGGCGCTCGCTCTGTGTTGTGGAGCCTGACAAGGCTGGGTTCTTGGGGCTGTTCGCCATGTGGGCCGTGATGTCTGCTGCGATGATGGCTCCAACGGCGCTACCGACCTTCGCAGCTTATGACGATTTGATCGCTTCGGGCGCGGGCTCGCGCCAAGGTTTTGCGGAACTGATCGCGGGATATCTGGCGATTTGGCTTGGCTTTGCGGCCGTCGCCGCTGCCGGGCAGCTTGTGCTATTCCGCGCGGGGCTTCTGTCGCCACTTGGGCAGAGTGTCTCGCCGTGGCTGACAGGCGGGTTGCTGATCGGGGCAGGGGCGTATCAATTCTCGTCTCTGAAGGACAGCTGCCTCAGCCAATGCCGTCAACCGATGACCTTCTTCATGCAATATTGGCGCGAGACACGTTGGAACGCGGTCGCGCTGGGCTTGCGCCTTGGCGCGATTTGCCTTGGTTGTTGCTGGGCGCTGATGCTTTTGGGCTTCGTGGGTGGGGTTATGAACCTCGCCTTTATGGGGCTCGCCACACTTATCATGATTTTTGAAAAACTGCCCGATCTGGGCCGCTATCTAACCCGCCCCTTGGGCTGGGCGCTGATCGCGGGCGGGATCGTGGCACTTGTCCAGGGAGGATAACATGGACGGATCGCAAATTGGTACAGTCGAATGGACCATCAAAGGGGAGCTCATCCTCAACTGTAACTGCACGGTCTTTTGCCCCTGTGTGGTCAGCTTGGGTAAGCACCCACCCACGGAAGGGCACTGCCAAACATGGGGCGGAGTGCGGATTGACAGCGGTCAGTACGGCGATATCGACCTGTCAGGCCTAAACATTGGTTTGTTGATCGAAATTCCGGGCAACATGGGGCGCGGTAACTGGAAAGTAGCGCTGTTCATCGATGATCGCGCCAGCGACGAAGCGTTTGACGCTTTGGTTGCGATTTTCTCGGGTGCTGCCAAAGGTACAACTGGTCTGTTCCAAATGCTGGTAGGCGAGTTCCTGGGCGCGGAACGTCAGCCGGTCACCTATGAAACCGAAGGAAAGACACGTCACATCACGGTGGGTCGCAAGATTGAAGGTGTGGTGCATCCGGTCGGCGGAGCGGATGGTGACGAAGATGTTGTCATTACCAACACACAATACTGGATGGGACCGGATATCACCGTGGCCACGGCAACCAAAGGCAAGTTGCGTTCGCATGGACGGGTCTGGGATTTTGATGGCCGTTCGGCCGAGATCTGTCAGATCGACTGGAAAGGCCCCGGTCGCTAACGCGGCCGGAGGACCCCACGGGAGCGCGACCCATGGCTATGATCTCACCATCCCGCCGCTTGCGGCGCACCCCTTTCTCTGACGGCGTCGAAGCTGCCGGGGTCAAGGGCTACACGGTGTATAACCACATGCTGCTGCCGACCGTTTTTCGGTCGGTGGAAGAAGACTATCGTCACTTGAAAGACGCGGTGCAGGTCTGGGACGTGTCCTGTGAACGGCAGGTCGAGGTGCGCGGCCCGGATGCCGCCCGCCTGATTCAGATGCTCACCCCGCGTGATCTGTCCAAGATGCAGGACGGGCAGTGTTTCTATGTCCCCATGGTCGACGAGACCGGGGGGATGTTGAACGACCCGGTGGCGGTGAAGTTGAATGAGGACCGGTTCTGGATCTCGATTGCGGACAGTGATCTGATCATGTGGGTGAAGGGGCTGGCCTATGGGTTCCGGTTGGACGTTCTGGTGGATGAACCGGACGTCTCGCCTTTGGCCATTCAGGGTCCGAAGGCGGATGATCTGGCGGCGGCCGTCTTTGGCGATGCCGTGCGCGATATCCGCTTCTTCCGCTACAAACGGCTGGAGTTTCAGGGGCGCAGTCTTGTGGTCGCGCGGTCCGGCTATTCCAAGCAGGGCGGGTTCGAGATCTACGTCGAGGGCAGTGACATCGGCATGCCGCTGTGGAACGCACTGATGGAGGCAGGCAAAAGCATGGATGTACATGCTGGCTGCCCCAATGGGATCGAGCGCGTCGAAGGTGGGCTTTTGTCCTATGGCAACGATATGACCCGCGAAAACACCCCGCACGAAGCTGGGCTGGGGCGGTTCTGTTCTACGGAAAGCGCTTTGGGTTGTGTGGGACGCGACGCGCTGTTGCGGGTGGCCAAAGAAGGCCCGGTGCAGCAAGTGCGCGCGATCGAGATACTGGGCACTGTGCCCCCGTGCGACCGGGCGTGGCCCTTGATGGACGGGGATCGACAAGTGGGTCAGGTGACCTCGGCCGCCAACTCGCCTGATTTCAACACCGGTGTCGCCATTGGCATGGTGCGGATGACCCACTGGGATACGGGCACCGAGCTGGATGTGATGACGCCTGACGGACCGCGTGCAGCGACCGTCTATGACACTTTTTGGATTTAAGGAGACGACGATGTTCAAGGCACTTGTGATGGAACAGAACGACGAGGGGCTGGCCTCGGCGTCGATCAAGGAAATCGGTGAAGACGCGCTGCCCGAGGGTAATGTGACCGTTGCCGTTGAGTATTCGACCGTGAACTACAAGGACGGGCTGTGCATGTCCGCAAAGGGCGGGGGTCTTGTGCGCAACTATCCTCACGTACCGGGCATCGACTATGCAGGCACCGTGGAAGCGTCCGAAGATGACCGCTATAAGCCCGGCGACAAGGTGGTGCTGACCGGCTGGCGCGTGGGCGAAGTGTCTTGGGGTGGCTATACCCAGAAGGCACGTATTTCGGCCGACAAGTTGGTGCCGCTGCCCGAAGGTCTGACCACCCGTCAGGCGATGGCCGTGGGCACAGCGGGCTTCACCTCGATGCTGGCTGTCATGGCTCTGGAAGATCACGGGCTGAAACCGGGGCAGGGACCAGTGCTGGTCACCGGGGCTGCTGGTGGCGTAGGATCGGTTGCCACGGCTATTCTGGCCAATCTGGGGTACGAGGTTGCAGGTGTGACCGGTCGCCCGGATCAGGCAGATTACCTGAAGTCACTCGGGGCCACCACCATCGTGGCGCGTGAAGAACTGAACGAGACCACGAAACGCCCGCTCGAGGCCGAGACATGGGCTGGGTGTGTGGATGCCGTGGGCGGTGACATGCTGGCGCGTGTGCTGGGTCAGATGAAATACGGTGCGTCCGTATCTGCGGTGGGTCTTGCAGGTGGCGCTGGGCTGCCGGCTACCGTCATCCCGTTCCTGCTGCGTGGTGTGAACCTGCTGGGGATCGACAGCGTCATGCAGCCCTACGACAACCGCGTGCGGGCTTGGCAGCGGATCGCCAAAGATCTGCCAATGGACAAGCTGGAAGCCATGATCAACCCTGCGACACTGGAAGACCTTCCCAAACTGGGCGCTGACATCTTAAATGGTCAGGTCAAAGGTCGTGTCGTGGTGGATGTGAATGCCTAAGAACGATGAGGGGCGCGTTACAGCGTCCCTCGCCAATAAAACTCTGGAAGAGATTGACGGGCAGCGCTGGCCGACGCCGTGCTGCGCGTCTTATCTAGAGGCGACGACCACGTCGCTGCGCAAGAAACACCTTGGACAATTTACCACTGAAGATCTGCGCATCATGATTGCGCAGGATATCGGCGCTGAGGTTCTGAAGCCCTTTGCGCTGGCGGTCTTGCGCGAAGATCCTATGGCCGAGGGCGACTATTATCCGGGTGATCTATTGGAGGCAGCGCGAAAGCGATGGCCGGATGATCCCGAGCTTCAAGCCCTGACATAGAAACGGCGCCGGATTTCCCGGCGCCGCTTTTGTTTTCAGATATTGGGCGAGGCGTTACTCAGCCGGCTCCGCCTGAGTGCTTGCGTGTTTGTCACGCAGGCCGTCGCGATAAAGCGCTTTGGTCAAGGACGCCATCATCAGGCCCATGACCGCAGTAAAGGGAAGCGCGCCGATAATCATCGCGTTTTTCAGCGCATCCATCGGGTTGTTTTCCCCAGCCGCCAGAAGCAGCGTCCCGATCACGGCGGTCAGAACAACACCCCAGACGATGCGGTGCTTGATGCCGGTCTCTTGCTCGCCGCCCGACATGATGGTGTTCATCACAAGGATGCCACTGTCTGCCGAGGTGACAAGGAAGGTCAGGATCAGGACCACGCACATCACGGTGATGATCGACAGGAACGGACCCGAGATCATTTCGCCCAGAGTGACGAAAAGCTTCGAGGTGTTCGAGGCGCCGATGATGGCACCTTCTGCAGCACCGCTCAGTTCCAGATCAATCGCGGTGCCGCCAAGGATGGTCATCCATGCAAAGCAGACCAGAGCCGGGGCGAATACGCAGCCGATGATGAACTCACGGACCGAACGACCCTTCGAGATTCGGGCCAGGAACAGGCCTACGAAGGGCGAGAACGCGATCCACCAAGCCCAGTAGAAGGTGGTCCAGCCAGCTTGCCAGCCGAACTGACGGGCAGGTTCACCCGCGGCGTAGACTTCACGCAGCACGTCTGCGGGCAGGGCGGCTGCATCGCCTTCCAGACCCGACACGAAGCCACCATAGCTACCCCATGCGTTGGTTGCGCCACCCTTCAGGGAGTCGGCCAGCGGGGCTGCGGCTTCGGGCAGGTTGGCAGCAAAGTCGCCAGCAGGCTGTGGGCCGTATGCGCCGAAGGATAGCTGCACAATGTGCAGCAGGTAATCGACCAATGCCGCGCCATAGGTGGACATCGCAAAGAAGAACGAGCCGAAGACGATGAAGGTCAGAAGCAGGATCAGCGACAGAACCAGGTTCAGGTTCGACAGGTATTTCACCCCGCGTCCAACACCCGAAACAGCCGAGATGATCGACAGACCCATGATGCAGACCAAACCCGTAACCAGTCCGACTTTGCCCGGTGCAGGCGCGTCGCCTGACATATCCATCATCCACTCCATACCGGTGATGGCATAGAGACCGTCAATGAACTGGCTGACACCGAAGCCGATGGTCACCGAGACACCCAGAATGGTGGCGACAACGCCCAGAACGTCGACGATGTGACCGAAGAAGCCGTTCACGAACTTGCCGAAAAGCGGCGTCAGTGCCGAGCGGATCGTCAGTGGCATATCACGCGTATACGCATAGTAAGCCAGCGACAGGCCGGTCATCACATAGATGGCCCAAGCGTGGAACCCGTAGTGCAGGAAGGTATAGCGATATCCCGACTGCAGGCTTTCCGGTGTGTTGGGTGCGACATCTCCGGTTAAGATGACTGGGTTCGATCCCCACAGGCCCAAAGGCTCGGCGGTTGCGAAGACCATCAGGCCGACGCCCAGACCGGCGCCAAACATCATCGAGAACCACGAGAAGTTCGAGAACTCGGGCTTCTCGCCCGGAAGTCCCATCACGCGTTTGCCGGTGGATGGTAGAATGGCCACGATAGCCAGGAAGAATAGGAACATGCCTACGATGATGATGTAAAAGCTGTTGAACCCTTCAAGAAGGCGCCAGTTCAGGCTGCCGAGGGTTGAATTCGCGTTTGCTGGGAAAACCAGTGCCCAGATCACCAGTGCGACCATGATCCCCTTCGAGATCAACGCAATCGGAAGGCTATTGCCCTCGTAAAAACCTGACGGAGCCTTCGGAATGTGAAGCTCCGTAAAGGGGGGTTTGATACTCATATTCCCTGTCCTTGGTTGTTTAACCTTGCTCAATCGGGCGGGCCGAATGGCATCTTGTGAGCCTGACGGACAGGATTTGTGCGACGTTCGTCAAAATGGACAGGATCGCAGTCATTTGCGACAATTTGTCGCTTTCTGGCCGCTTCCAGAGGGCATTTTACGGTGTGCGATTGTATGCCGTTTCTGATGGTCTTGACGCCTGAAATGGAGCGGTTTAGCCAGATGATGTCCTCGTTTTGGCGAGGGCTGTCCGTGGTTTTGAAATGACTTCGGGCTGGCTGGAAGACCTGCCGGATCCGGGGTGGCTCTGATCTGACAGGCACCCCCCAAACATGACTGAAGGAGCCGACAATGGCCGAGCTGGACATCAACTGGGTGCGTGCGCAATTCCCCGCTTTCTCTGAGCCGACTTTACAGGGGCAGGCGTTCTTCGAAAATGCGGGTGGATCTTATACTTGCAAGCCGGTGATTGATCGCCTGACCCGTTATTACACCCAGCGTAAGGTTCAGCCCTATGCACCCTACGAGGCATCCCGACTGGCAGGGGAAGAGATGGACGAGGCGCGTGCGCGTTTGGCGGCCATGATGGGGGTGGAAACCGATGAGCTGTCTTTCGGTCCGTCGACCACGCAGAACACCTATGTGTTGGCACAGGCGTTCCGGCAGCACTTGTCGCCGGGCGATGCGATTGTCGTCACAAATCAGGATCACGAGGCGAATACCGGCCCGTGGCGGCGTCTGGCAGACGAAGGATTCGAGGTCCGCGAATGGCAAATCGACCCCGACACTGGCAATCTGGACCCGGCGGCTCTGGATGATCTTCTGGGCGACGGGAAGGTGAAGCTGGTCTGCTTCCCGCATTGCTCGAACGTTGTTGGCGAGATCAATGACGTGAAAACCATCTGCGCGAAGGCCCGCATGGCAGGGGCCTATAGCTGTGTGGATGGCGTCAGCTACGCCCCACATGGCTTTGTGAATGTGGACGCGCTGGGCGCGGATATCTATTTGTTCTCAGCCTATAAGACCTATGGTCCGCATCAGGGCATCATGGTGATCCGCCGCGCGCTGGGCGAGGCACTGCCCAATCAGGCGCACTATTTCAATGAAGGCTGTCTGTACAAACGCTTCACCCCCGCAGGTCCTGACCACGCACAGGTCGCAGCCTCGGCCGGGATGGCGGACTATATAGAGGCGCTGGCCAAACATCATGGTGCAACCGGTGATCCCGCAGACTTGGCTGCCGCTTCCCACACCTTGATGCGTGATCACGAAGTAAAGCTGCTGCAACCGCTTCTGGATTTTGCTTCGGCCAAGAACTCGATCCGTTTGCTGGGGCCGTCGGTGGCAGCCAACCGGGCGCCGACCGTGTCACTGGTCTCGGCCAAGCCGGGGGAAGATCTGGCAACTGCTCTGGTCCCGAAAGGCATCATGGCAGGTGGAGGTGACTTCTATGCTGTGCGCGCGCTTGAGGCGCAGGGGGTAGACCCCGCACATGGCGTTTTGCGTGTCAGCTTCACCCACTATACGACCGCAGAAGAAGTCACGAAACTGATCGATGCTCTGGATCAGGTTCTCTGATATATCAACAGGTTGCCCCGGTCGGCATTGACCGGGGTACCACACCTGAATACTGCGTTTGCAAAGCGGTTTTCCGCAGTTGCACAGCAGCTATCTTGCCAGCTCACCCATGCACGACATAGCCTTTTGGCAAACGTTTCTATGTTTCAGGGGTGAGACATGATCCTGACAGACACCAAGAATCAAAGCGATTTGCCGCGCTATTTCGCGCAGGTATTTGCGATCGCCAAGCGCATGAATAAGGGGCGGCTGGACTTTGTGATGCCAGACGGTCGTCGATTTCAGGCAGATGGCGCACAGCCCGGCTATGTGGCCGAGCTTCACGTTCATGATCCGGATGTTTTCGCGCGTTTGATCCGCGAAGGCGATCTGGGGTTTTGTGATTCCTACATCGAGGGCGGCTGGTCTACGCCCGACCTTCAGGCGTTTCTGGATCTCGTGCAGGATGACAATGACATGGTCTATGACGGGTTTCCCGGTCAGATGTTCCTGCGTGCTTATGAACGGATGCGCCATCTGATGCGCGCCAACAGCAAGAAACAGGCAAAGAAGAACATCTCGGCCCATTATGATCTGGGAAATGACTTTTATGGGGCGTGGCTGGATGACACGATGACGTATTCCTCGGCGCTGTTTCGCACCGGGCAAGAAAGCCTAGAGCGTGCTCAGGAGGAAAAGTACGCGTCCATGATCGACGAAATGGGCGTCGGGCCGGGGGATCATGTGCTTGAGATCGGCTGTGGCTGGGGTGGCTTTGCTGAACATGCCGCGCGCAAGGGGATCCGCGTGACGGGCCTGACCATCAGCCAAGAACAGCATGACTTCGCCGTGGAACGGCTGCGTCGTGCGGGTCTTCAGGACATGGTCGACATCAAAATGCAGGATTACCGCGACGAGACCGGCCAGTATGATGGGATCGCATCGATCGAAATGTTCGAGGCCGTGGGCGAGAAATATTGGCCGATTTATTTTGATACGGTGAAATCTTGTCTGAAACCCGGTGCAAAAGCGACATTGCAGATCATCACAATCGCGGAACGTAGGTTTGACGCTTACCGCAAAGGCGTTGACTTCATACAGAAGTATATCTTTCCGGGCGGCATGTTGCCGTCAAAGTCTGTGCTGCAAGACGAGGTGATGCGCGCGGGATTGGATACACGAAACCAGATCGAATTTGGGGAAAGCTACTCGGTCACGTTGCGTCGGTGGTTTGATCGTTTCAACGCCAGCTGGGGTAAAATCGCCCCGATGGGGTTTGATGAAAGATTTCACCGGATGTGGAATTTCTATCTGACATCGTGCGCAGCGGCGTTTCATTCCGGAAGCTGTGATGTGGTTCAATTGACCGTAGAGCGGAGGTCTGGATAATTCTGTTTTACTGTCGTGCTTTACGCCATAATATGGCCATAAGCAGATCTTAACGATTTAGTAACAACGACCACAGACTTGGAAAGCGGGAAGCTTATGCCAACAGCCGCAAAACTTATCTCTGCCATCATTTTGGCTGCGGTCGGATGGCTGTGCGCTGAGCTGGTGAAACCCCTGATGCCCGAAGGCAAGGATCTGTCCTATCTCTCGCCGACCGCATCAGCGGCAGGCCTGTTTGTTGGGTGGTTCTATTTGGGGCCGCGCGCGGACAAGAGGCTTGGAACCGCTGGGGCCAATGCAGGCACCACGCTTATTGTGCAGGTTTTTGTCACCCTTTTTACATTCTCGTTTGCCGAGATGATCAGCAATTCACTGCGCAAGCGGTATGAAGGGCCGATCGAGGCTTTGCAGGATATTTTCGTCATCGGGTTTGAAACGGTGATGGAATATACAACCGCCGAGATCGCAGCGGTCGCTATCCTGGGTGTGTTCATTGCGTCAACAAGTGCCTTTTACGCAGCCCGAAAATGGGGATAGTGCATCTGTGTGTGACGCACCACATACAGATGTGAAAGGGATCTCGTGAACTCTCTGTTTTTCTATGGCACCTTGTGCCATCGCCCGCTTCTGGATTTGGTTTTGGGGGGCGAAAGTACCTGCCGTATCAGCCCTGCATCACTGACAAGTCATGTCGCAAATTGGGTGCAAAATCAACCATTTCCAATGATCTCTGCAAGTGATGCATCAGCGCGCCTAACCGGGCTTTTGGTGCAGGATCTTTCGGATCAGGACGTGGCGCGGTTGAACTTTTACGAGGGTGGTTTTGACTATTCCCTTGAAGATGTCGAGGTGCAGGTTGAACCAGATGGCATACAGGTCCAAACACAGGTCTATTTTCCCGCGCCCGGTTTGTGGACGCCCGGAGAGATATGGAGCCTGAGCGATTGGGAAGCCCAGTTTGGTGCCATGACCGTCGAAGCCGCCAAAGAGGTCATGGAAGGTTACGGGCAGGTTGCGCCGGACGAGATCGCAAGGCGATTTCCGATGATCCGTACGCGTGCGGCCAGCCGGGTGCGTGCGCGTACTGAACCGTCCCCGACCACGTTGCGGGTGGATTATGGTTCTCAGGATGTATCGGTTCAAAGCCGGGGACGCCCCTACGCCAAGCATTTTACGATGGAAGAGCAAGAGCTGTCCTTCCGCAAATACTCGGGCGAGATGAGCGAGGTCGTGGACCGTGCCGCCTTCGTAGGTGGGGATGCGGTGATCGTTCTGCCCTATGATCCGGTGCGGGATCGCGTGCTGGTAATCGAGCAGTTCCGCATGGGGCCGCAAATCCGTGGGGATGTGCGCCCGTGGCTGTTGGAGCCGATTGCCGGACGTATCGATGGAGGCGAGACCCCAGAAGACAGCGCACGCCGTGAAGCGATGGAGGAAGCGCGGCTGGAGTTGGACCGCCTGATCGCTCTGACCCCGCATTACCCAAGCCCCGGCGCCAGCACCGAGTTTTTCTATCCCTTCATTGCCCTGTGTGATCTTCCCGATGATGCCAGCGGCATTGGCGGCGTCGAAAGCGAGGCCGAGGACATCCGAAGCCACGTCATTCCCTTTGATCACCTGATCGAACTTATCACCTCGGGCGAGGCAAA
The Aliiroseovarius pelagivivens DNA segment above includes these coding regions:
- a CDS encoding BCCT family transporter, with the protein product MSIKPPFTELHIPKAPSGFYEGNSLPIALISKGIMVALVIWALVFPANANSTLGSLNWRLLEGFNSFYIIIVGMFLFFLAIVAILPSTGKRVMGLPGEKPEFSNFSWFSMMFGAGLGVGLMVFATAEPLGLWGSNPVILTGDVAPNTPESLQSGYRYTFLHYGFHAWAIYVMTGLSLAYYAYTRDMPLTIRSALTPLFGKFVNGFFGHIVDVLGVVATILGVSVTIGFGVSQFIDGLYAITGMEWMMDMSGDAPAPGKVGLVTGLVCIMGLSIISAVSGVGRGVKYLSNLNLVLSLILLLTFIVFGSFFFAMSTYGAALVDYLLHIVQLSFGAYGPQPAGDFAANLPEAAAPLADSLKGGATNAWGSYGGFVSGLEGDAAALPADVLREVYAAGEPARQFGWQAGWTTFYWAWWIAFSPFVGLFLARISKGRSVREFIIGCVFAPALVCFAWMTILGGTAIDLELSGAAEGAIIGASNTSKLFVTLGEMISGPFLSIITVMCVVLILTFLVTSADSGILVMNTIMSGGEQETGIKHRIVWGVVLTAVIGTLLLAAGENNPMDALKNAMIIGALPFTAVMGLMMASLTKALYRDGLRDKHASTQAEPAE
- a CDS encoding aminotransferase class V-fold PLP-dependent enzyme translates to MAELDINWVRAQFPAFSEPTLQGQAFFENAGGSYTCKPVIDRLTRYYTQRKVQPYAPYEASRLAGEEMDEARARLAAMMGVETDELSFGPSTTQNTYVLAQAFRQHLSPGDAIVVTNQDHEANTGPWRRLADEGFEVREWQIDPDTGNLDPAALDDLLGDGKVKLVCFPHCSNVVGEINDVKTICAKARMAGAYSCVDGVSYAPHGFVNVDALGADIYLFSAYKTYGPHQGIMVIRRALGEALPNQAHYFNEGCLYKRFTPAGPDHAQVAASAGMADYIEALAKHHGATGDPADLAAASHTLMRDHEVKLLQPLLDFASAKNSIRLLGPSVAANRAPTVSLVSAKPGEDLATALVPKGIMAGGGDFYAVRALEAQGVDPAHGVLRVSFTHYTTAEEVTKLIDALDQVL
- a CDS encoding SAM-dependent methyltransferase, with the protein product MILTDTKNQSDLPRYFAQVFAIAKRMNKGRLDFVMPDGRRFQADGAQPGYVAELHVHDPDVFARLIREGDLGFCDSYIEGGWSTPDLQAFLDLVQDDNDMVYDGFPGQMFLRAYERMRHLMRANSKKQAKKNISAHYDLGNDFYGAWLDDTMTYSSALFRTGQESLERAQEEKYASMIDEMGVGPGDHVLEIGCGWGGFAEHAARKGIRVTGLTISQEQHDFAVERLRRAGLQDMVDIKMQDYRDETGQYDGIASIEMFEAVGEKYWPIYFDTVKSCLKPGAKATLQIITIAERRFDAYRKGVDFIQKYIFPGGMLPSKSVLQDEVMRAGLDTRNQIEFGESYSVTLRRWFDRFNASWGKIAPMGFDERFHRMWNFYLTSCAAAFHSGSCDVVQLTVERRSG
- a CDS encoding TrgA family protein encodes the protein MPTAAKLISAIILAAVGWLCAELVKPLMPEGKDLSYLSPTASAAGLFVGWFYLGPRADKRLGTAGANAGTTLIVQVFVTLFTFSFAEMISNSLRKRYEGPIEALQDIFVIGFETVMEYTTAEIAAVAILGVFIASTSAFYAARKWG
- a CDS encoding gamma-glutamylcyclotransferase is translated as MNSLFFYGTLCHRPLLDLVLGGESTCRISPASLTSHVANWVQNQPFPMISASDASARLTGLLVQDLSDQDVARLNFYEGGFDYSLEDVEVQVEPDGIQVQTQVYFPAPGLWTPGEIWSLSDWEAQFGAMTVEAAKEVMEGYGQVAPDEIARRFPMIRTRAASRVRARTEPSPTTLRVDYGSQDVSVQSRGRPYAKHFTMEEQELSFRKYSGEMSEVVDRAAFVGGDAVIVLPYDPVRDRVLVIEQFRMGPQIRGDVRPWLLEPIAGRIDGGETPEDSARREAMEEARLELDRLIALTPHYPSPGASTEFFYPFIALCDLPDDASGIGGVESEAEDIRSHVIPFDHLIELITSGEANCGPLILAAFWLAANRQDLRTHS